The Austwickia sp. genome includes a region encoding these proteins:
- a CDS encoding Ku protein — protein MRAMWKGAVSFGLVTVPVRMYSATESHDLQFRQVRASDGSRIRYRRVAEADGEEVPYDQIAKGYETPDGRMVVLSEEDLESLPNKSSKEIEVDKFVPAEQIDPILFDKAYYLEPDKASAKSYSLLRETLRDSDRMAVVTISVRSRMTMAILRVRDDVIVLQTLLWPDEIRKPEFDTLSDVPEPSEREVKMAHLLVESLSEDFDPGEYEDDYAGAVEAMVQAKIAGGAVEMPSAPEESPGQVVDLLAALQQSVDRAKAARAAAGGGKASSSAGESGATESGAAESGADEAAEAKTEAAPSTKGGAKKSAAKKATAAKGAAKKTPAKKAG, from the coding sequence GTGCGCGCCATGTGGAAGGGGGCCGTGTCGTTCGGCCTCGTGACGGTACCCGTGCGGATGTACTCCGCCACCGAGAGCCATGACCTGCAATTTCGGCAGGTGAGGGCCTCGGACGGATCGCGGATCCGCTATCGCCGCGTGGCCGAGGCGGACGGCGAGGAGGTTCCGTACGACCAGATCGCCAAGGGTTATGAGACCCCCGACGGGCGGATGGTCGTGCTGTCCGAGGAGGACCTGGAGTCGCTGCCGAACAAGAGCAGCAAGGAGATCGAGGTCGACAAGTTCGTCCCGGCCGAGCAGATCGACCCGATCCTGTTCGACAAGGCGTATTACCTGGAGCCGGACAAGGCGTCCGCCAAGTCGTACTCCCTCCTGCGCGAGACCCTGCGCGACTCGGACCGGATGGCCGTCGTGACGATCAGCGTGCGCTCGCGGATGACGATGGCGATTCTGCGGGTCCGCGACGACGTGATCGTGCTGCAGACCCTGTTGTGGCCGGACGAGATCCGCAAGCCCGAATTCGACACGCTGTCCGACGTGCCCGAGCCCTCGGAGCGCGAGGTCAAGATGGCCCACCTGCTGGTGGAGTCGCTGTCGGAGGACTTCGACCCCGGCGAGTACGAGGACGATTACGCCGGGGCCGTCGAGGCCATGGTGCAGGCCAAGATCGCGGGCGGTGCGGTCGAGATGCCGTCGGCGCCGGAGGAGTCTCCCGGCCAGGTCGTCGACCTGCTGGCGGCGCTGCAGCAGTCCGTCGACCGGGCCAAGGCCGCGCGGGCGGCGGCGGGCGGCGGCAAGGCGTCGTCTTCGGCCGGGGAGTCCGGCGCGACGGAGTCTGGCGCGGCGGAGTCTGGCGCGGACGAGGCGGCCGAGGCGAAGACAGAGGCGGCGCCGAGCACGAAGGGCGGCGCGAAGAAGTCGGCCGCCAAGAAGGCCACGGCCGCGAAGGGGGCGGCCAAGAAGACGCCGGCCAAGAAGGCCGGCTGA
- a CDS encoding DNA ligase, with protein MLPMLAVRATYPPVGAEWVHEIKWDGMRALADVRAGRLQLTTRSGKSATDRFPELAGLAVKHDDLLLDGEICVLNRGQCQFAALADRIHVKDRATAIAMAQGQPVSYVIFDVLRLNGTDLTDRPWVERRRILDGLRLRGPRWQVSPVYDDGAALFDLTLDQGHEGVVSKRRDAPYLSGVRSPTWIKAPHRPLFSVVVGGWRADREHPGRIGSLWLGMPGENGLRFIGRVSAGLADRSQVDLLAEVHPRRRATSPFLDAPADSDVSWTDPEVVVDVRAVGLGADGLLKQPSYQRLRPDMDPEAILEEIPDTQATDPGPYVAPPS; from the coding sequence ATGCTTCCCATGCTCGCGGTGCGCGCCACCTACCCCCCGGTGGGCGCCGAGTGGGTGCACGAGATCAAGTGGGACGGCATGCGGGCGCTCGCGGACGTCCGCGCCGGGCGGCTGCAGCTGACCACGCGATCGGGCAAGTCCGCCACGGACCGCTTCCCCGAGCTCGCGGGCCTGGCCGTCAAGCACGACGACCTCCTCCTCGACGGGGAGATCTGCGTGCTGAACCGCGGGCAGTGCCAGTTCGCCGCCCTCGCGGACCGGATCCACGTCAAGGACCGCGCCACCGCGATCGCGATGGCGCAGGGCCAACCGGTGTCGTACGTCATCTTCGACGTCCTGCGCCTGAACGGCACCGACCTCACGGATCGTCCCTGGGTCGAGCGTCGCCGAATCCTGGACGGCCTGCGCCTGCGCGGCCCCCGCTGGCAGGTGTCCCCGGTGTACGACGACGGCGCCGCGCTCTTCGACCTGACCCTCGACCAGGGCCACGAGGGGGTCGTGAGCAAGCGCCGCGACGCGCCGTACCTGTCCGGCGTTCGGTCCCCCACCTGGATCAAGGCCCCGCACCGGCCGCTGTTCTCGGTCGTCGTCGGCGGCTGGCGGGCGGACCGCGAGCACCCCGGCCGCATCGGCTCGCTGTGGCTGGGCATGCCGGGCGAGAACGGGCTGCGGTTCATCGGACGCGTGAGCGCCGGCCTGGCCGATCGATCGCAGGTCGACCTCCTGGCCGAGGTGCACCCCCGTCGACGCGCCACCAGCCCCTTCCTGGACGCGCCCGCGGACAGCGACGTCTCCTGGACCGACCCGGAGGTGGTCGTGGACGTCCGCGCGGTGGGCCTGGGGGCCGACGGCCTGCTGAAGCAGCCCTCCTACCAGCGGCTCCGCCCGGACATGGACCCCGAGGCGATCCTGGAGGAGATCCCCGACACGCAGGCCACCGATCCGGGCCCCTACGTCGCCCCGCCGTCGTGA
- the ligD gene encoding non-homologous end-joining DNA ligase, with amino-acid sequence MSVSSLDKIMYPATGTTKGEVLAYVAAVAPALLGQLADRPLTRVRWPSGTAGESFFEKNIPNGVPDWIRRVTLDSPGSRGSRGAGERVTYPLIDDLAGLTWVTNLGALELHVPQWRVDADGTPQPPDRLVVDLDPGAPAGLAECARVALLAREALREAGYARTVPVTSGSKGMQLYAVPPGAVPATGEGSPHQVAKAIAEALERREPGLVVSSMTKAKRPGKVLFDWSQNTPAKTTICPYSLRGKRDTPYVAAPRDWAEIEAAAEHGELWQASPEEVLARLAADGDLMAALTD; translated from the coding sequence ATGAGCGTGTCCAGCCTCGACAAGATCATGTACCCCGCCACCGGCACCACCAAGGGCGAGGTCCTCGCGTACGTCGCCGCCGTCGCCCCCGCCCTGCTGGGGCAGCTGGCCGACCGCCCGCTCACCCGGGTGCGCTGGCCGAGCGGCACTGCCGGGGAGTCCTTCTTCGAGAAGAACATCCCGAACGGCGTGCCGGACTGGATCCGCCGGGTCACCCTCGACTCCCCCGGCTCGCGGGGGTCGCGCGGCGCGGGCGAGCGGGTGACCTATCCGCTGATCGACGACCTCGCCGGGCTGACCTGGGTCACCAACCTCGGCGCCCTCGAACTGCACGTGCCGCAGTGGCGGGTCGACGCCGACGGCACCCCGCAGCCCCCGGACCGGCTCGTGGTCGACCTGGACCCGGGCGCCCCAGCCGGCCTCGCCGAGTGCGCCCGGGTCGCGCTGCTCGCCCGGGAGGCGCTGCGGGAGGCCGGCTATGCGCGGACGGTGCCGGTCACCTCGGGCAGCAAGGGGATGCAGCTGTACGCCGTGCCCCCCGGCGCCGTCCCCGCGACGGGCGAGGGCAGCCCCCACCAGGTGGCCAAGGCCATCGCCGAGGCCCTGGAGCGGCGCGAACCGGGCTTGGTCGTGAGTTCGATGACCAAGGCGAAGCGCCCCGGCAAGGTGCTCTTCGACTGGTCGCAGAACACCCCCGCGAAGACGACGATCTGTCCCTATTCGCTGCGGGGAAAGCGGGACACGCCGTACGTCGCGGCGCCGCGCGACTGGGCCGAGATCGAGGCGGCGGCCGAGCACGGCGAGCTGTGGCAGGCCTCCCCGGAGGAGGTCCTGGCGCGGCTGGCGGCCGACGGCGACCTGATGGCGGCCCTGACGGATTAG
- a CDS encoding (2Fe-2S)-binding protein: MGEEGLSAGELGRIADEITTRLGYVDIVVTGAGMGSALPHRCADVLTAQLDGEDPTADWRRQVGANQAAYYGAAAPPQVGAAFVLQWYLGVLALPLAGAAVLSPWVLAGTPETLSYDLAEPELFPIAIGVTAAGATAVSDPAARLDLAHERYLAHATAFAEAYHPPEVRMGSGQRGGLVHDAWTMAFESAREWVGSPGDHPPRSRRRGCCMIYALPGAQECAACPRGGRR; this comes from the coding sequence ATGGGCGAGGAGGGGCTGAGCGCGGGCGAACTGGGCCGCATCGCCGACGAGATCACGACGCGGCTCGGCTATGTCGACATCGTGGTGACGGGTGCGGGGATGGGGTCGGCGCTGCCGCACCGCTGCGCCGACGTGCTGACCGCCCAACTGGACGGCGAGGACCCGACCGCCGACTGGCGCCGTCAGGTGGGCGCCAACCAGGCCGCGTACTACGGGGCGGCCGCGCCCCCGCAGGTGGGGGCCGCGTTCGTGCTGCAGTGGTATCTCGGCGTCCTGGCTCTGCCCCTCGCCGGGGCGGCCGTCCTCAGCCCGTGGGTGCTGGCCGGGACCCCCGAGACGTTGTCCTACGACCTCGCCGAGCCGGAGCTGTTCCCGATCGCCATTGGGGTGACGGCGGCCGGCGCAACGGCCGTGTCCGACCCCGCGGCGCGGCTGGACCTGGCCCACGAGCGTTACCTCGCGCACGCCACCGCGTTCGCCGAGGCGTACCACCCGCCGGAGGTGCGGATGGGATCCGGGCAGCGGGGCGGGCTGGTGCACGACGCGTGGACGATGGCTTTCGAGAGCGCCCGCGAGTGGGTCGGCTCGCCCGGCGACCACCCGCCCCGCAGCAGGCGCCGCGGCTGCTGCATGATCTACGCCCTGCCCGGCGCGCAGGAGTGCGCGGCCTGCCCACGCGGGGGGCGGCGCTAA
- a CDS encoding Lsr2 family protein: MAQKVQVLLVDDIDGGEARETVSFALDGVTYEIDLSEANAGKMRDQLAKWIGHARRSGGRKVSTRRTGTSGRRDLNAVREWGRANGFQVSDRGRVSGELQAAYDKANG, from the coding sequence ATGGCGCAGAAGGTCCAGGTCCTCCTGGTTGACGACATCGATGGAGGCGAGGCCCGGGAGACCGTGTCCTTCGCCCTTGATGGCGTCACGTATGAAATCGATTTGTCCGAGGCGAACGCCGGGAAGATGCGGGACCAGCTCGCCAAGTGGATCGGTCACGCCCGTCGGTCGGGCGGGCGCAAGGTCAGCACTCGCCGGACCGGAACGTCGGGCCGTCGCGACCTGAATGCCGTCCGCGAATGGGGCCGGGCCAACGGTTTCCAGGTCAGTGACCGCGGCCGGGTCTCCGGAGAGTTGCAGGCGGCCTATGACAAGGCCAACGGCTGA
- a CDS encoding DUF3180 domain-containing protein yields MVSRPGAGPPRPDNRGLRASTVAWAFALALTVGYLVQRYLNDHVGRMPFPGLIGATLPLLLCIALIAVALPIRRWRTGKLDRRLDPLRAFRTLILARATALTGGMVAGWYLAQALVLAPDAESATVLRGVQWCLAYVGSGALMVGCGLLVQSWCRLDPPDGDDRDDRDAYDDAPYDVR; encoded by the coding sequence GTGGTGAGCCGGCCGGGCGCCGGCCCGCCGCGCCCCGACAACCGCGGCCTGCGCGCCAGCACGGTGGCCTGGGCGTTCGCGCTGGCCCTCACGGTGGGTTATCTCGTGCAGCGCTATCTCAACGACCACGTCGGGCGGATGCCGTTCCCTGGGTTGATCGGGGCCACGCTGCCGCTCCTGCTCTGCATCGCCCTGATCGCCGTGGCGCTGCCGATCCGGCGCTGGCGGACGGGCAAGCTCGACCGCCGCCTGGACCCGCTGCGGGCGTTCCGGACCCTGATCCTGGCCCGGGCGACGGCGCTCACCGGCGGAATGGTGGCCGGGTGGTACCTGGCCCAGGCCCTGGTCCTTGCGCCGGATGCCGAGTCCGCGACGGTGCTGCGGGGGGTCCAATGGTGCCTGGCGTACGTCGGGTCGGGCGCGCTGATGGTGGGGTGCGGCCTGCTCGTGCAGAGTTGGTGCCGCCTCGATCCGCCGGACGGCGACGACCGGGACGACCGAGACGCGTACGACGACGCCCCGTACGACGTGCGCTGA
- the folK gene encoding 2-amino-4-hydroxy-6-hydroxymethyldihydropteridine diphosphokinase, with the protein MSDIISLRGLAVEACHGVLAPEKTEPQPFLIDIDLAVDLSRAGRSDDLADTVSYADIAGRAAAVVAGPSVDLIETLAQRVAEACLAASELVEAASVTVHKPRAPIEEPFADVAVTRRVARAATAVVGLGANLSDPAGRLADAVRRIAALDGVQAGTLSPLVETDPVGGPPGQPAYLNAVLVVQTRLAPRTLLGRLQDIEALHGRTRDVRWGPRTLDLDLISYVDPRQGGEVRSDDPELTLPHPRAAERAFVQVPWAMADASRPAVALGDGVRRGPDWPAHLAAVVMVAPW; encoded by the coding sequence GTGAGCGACATCATCAGCCTGCGGGGTCTCGCCGTGGAGGCCTGCCACGGGGTCCTGGCGCCCGAGAAGACCGAGCCGCAGCCGTTCCTGATCGACATCGACCTGGCGGTGGACCTGTCGCGGGCCGGGCGCAGCGACGATCTCGCCGACACGGTCAGCTACGCGGACATCGCCGGGCGCGCCGCGGCGGTCGTGGCGGGGCCGAGCGTCGACCTGATCGAGACGCTGGCGCAGCGGGTCGCCGAGGCGTGCCTTGCCGCCTCGGAGCTGGTGGAGGCCGCGAGCGTGACCGTCCACAAGCCGCGGGCGCCGATCGAGGAGCCGTTCGCCGACGTTGCCGTGACCCGGCGGGTGGCGCGCGCGGCGACGGCGGTGGTCGGGTTGGGCGCGAACCTGTCGGATCCGGCGGGGCGGCTCGCGGACGCGGTACGCCGGATCGCGGCGCTCGACGGCGTGCAGGCGGGCACCCTCAGCCCGCTCGTGGAGACCGACCCGGTCGGTGGGCCGCCCGGCCAGCCGGCCTACCTCAACGCCGTGCTGGTAGTGCAGACCCGCCTCGCGCCGCGCACGCTGCTGGGCCGGCTGCAGGACATCGAGGCGCTGCACGGGCGCACCCGCGACGTGCGCTGGGGTCCCCGCACGCTGGATCTGGACCTGATCTCGTACGTCGACCCGCGCCAGGGCGGCGAGGTGCGCAGCGACGACCCCGAGCTGACCCTGCCGCACCCGCGCGCGGCCGAGCGCGCGTTCGTGCAGGTGCCCTGGGCGATGGCCGACGCGAGCCGGCCGGCGGTGGCCCTGGGCGACGGCGTACGGCGTGGTCCGGACTGGCCCGCGCACCTGGCGGCGGTCGTCATGGTGGCGCCGTGGTGA
- the folP gene encoding dihydropteroate synthase has translation MGIVNVTPDSFSDGGLYLSAGAAVAHGLELLAQGADLLDVGGESTRPGAERPDEAEELARVLPVVARLAAAGARVSIDTMRSGVAAAALDTGAQIVNDVSGGLADPAMFEVVAGRPGTPYVLMHWRGHGSVMNDRATYGDVVADVTAELAERVAAALAAGVAPDQLILDPGLGFAKDAEHNWALLRALPALRAMGYPLLVGASRKRFLGALMAAPDGTPGDLAVRDAATAAVSVLAAQQGAWAVRVHDVPSSVAAVRVVDRVGDRVVDRVGGPA, from the coding sequence ATGGGCATCGTCAACGTGACGCCGGACAGCTTCAGCGACGGCGGGCTGTACCTGTCCGCGGGCGCCGCCGTCGCGCACGGGCTCGAGCTGCTCGCGCAGGGCGCGGACCTGCTCGACGTCGGCGGGGAGTCCACCCGGCCCGGGGCGGAGCGCCCCGACGAGGCCGAGGAACTCGCGCGGGTGCTGCCGGTGGTCGCGCGCCTCGCGGCAGCCGGGGCGCGCGTCTCGATCGACACGATGCGTTCGGGGGTGGCCGCGGCGGCGCTGGACACCGGGGCCCAGATCGTCAACGACGTCAGCGGCGGGCTGGCCGACCCGGCGATGTTCGAGGTCGTGGCCGGGCGCCCCGGCACGCCGTACGTCCTCATGCACTGGCGCGGGCACGGCTCGGTGATGAACGACCGGGCGACGTACGGCGACGTGGTGGCCGACGTCACCGCGGAGCTGGCGGAGCGCGTGGCCGCCGCGCTCGCGGCGGGCGTGGCCCCCGACCAGCTGATCCTCGACCCGGGGCTGGGCTTCGCCAAGGACGCCGAGCACAACTGGGCGCTGCTGCGGGCCCTGCCCGCGCTGCGCGCGATGGGCTACCCGCTGCTCGTCGGCGCCTCCCGCAAGCGGTTCCTGGGGGCGCTGATGGCGGCCCCGGACGGTACGCCGGGAGACCTCGCGGTCCGCGACGCGGCCACGGCGGCGGTCAGTGTGCTGGCGGCCCAGCAGGGGGCCTGGGCCGTGCGCGTGCACGACGTACCGTCCTCCGTCGCCGCCGTCCGGGTGGTCGACCGCGTGGGCGACCGCGTCGTCGACCGGGTGGGGGGTCCGGCGTGA
- the folE gene encoding GTP cyclohydrolase I FolE — MADAGLESAPSPVDLVRAEAAVRELLLALGEDPERDGLRDTPARVARAYGELFAGLSEDPRAILERRFDMDHDELILVRDIEVFSLCEHHLLPFHGVAHVGYIPAKDGQVTGLSKLARLVDCFARRPQVQERLTTQIADALVSELHAQGVIVVVDAEHLCMSMRGVKKPGSRTTTSAVRGVLRRPATRAEAMSLILRGAR; from the coding sequence GTGGCTGACGCCGGGCTGGAGTCGGCACCCAGCCCGGTCGACCTGGTCCGTGCGGAGGCGGCCGTCCGGGAGCTGTTGCTCGCGCTCGGCGAGGACCCCGAACGGGACGGCCTGCGGGACACGCCGGCCCGCGTGGCCCGGGCGTACGGCGAGCTCTTCGCCGGCCTGAGCGAGGACCCGCGCGCCATCCTGGAACGCCGCTTCGACATGGACCACGACGAGCTGATCCTGGTGCGCGACATCGAGGTGTTCAGCCTGTGCGAGCATCACCTGTTGCCGTTCCACGGGGTGGCGCACGTGGGGTACATCCCGGCCAAGGACGGCCAGGTCACCGGGCTGAGCAAGCTCGCCCGGCTGGTCGACTGCTTCGCGCGGCGCCCGCAGGTGCAGGAGCGGCTGACGACGCAGATCGCCGACGCGCTGGTGTCCGAGCTGCATGCCCAGGGCGTCATCGTCGTCGTCGACGCCGAGCACCTGTGCATGTCGATGCGCGGGGTGAAGAAGCCCGGCTCGCGCACGACCACGTCGGCGGTGCGCGGCGTGCTCCGCCGCCCGGCCACCCGGGCCGAGGCGATGAGCCTCATCCTGCGCGGGGCCCGCTGA
- the ftsH gene encoding ATP-dependent zinc metalloprotease FtsH: MKAKSILKNPIPVIVVLACLLLIALQMMPTGGFSEVKTYQAEKLINEGRVESATFVDDDRIELTLKGKQDVGDAKNVDKVYALYVPQRGESLMQELKAKQPPSGYNDKPPQSSLWTALLVNVLPMLLFLGLFVWMLSQAQGGGGKIMQFGKSRAKLADKNTEPVTFADVAGADEAIEELTEIKEFLAEPTKFQAVGAKIPRGVLLYGPPGTGKTLLARAVAGEAGVPFYSISGSDFVEMFVGVGASRVRDLFDQAKQHAPAIVFVDEIDAVGRHRGAGLGGGHDEREQTLNQLLVEMDGFNARQNVILIAATNRPDILDPALLRPGRFDRQIAVEAPDMLGREAILKVHGRGKPLAPGVDLAAVARRTPGFTGADLANVLNEAALLTARSNAQLIDDRALDEAIDRVVAGPQKRTRLMSNKEKKMTAYHEGGHALVAAALNHTDPVTKVTILPRGRALGYTMVLPLEDKYSQSRNEMLDQLAYALGGRVAEEIIYHDPTSGAANDIEKATAMARKMVTQFGMSERIGAIRLGQDSGEVFLGRDMGHQRDYSEGLATIVDEEIRRLIEAAHDEAWRVLNDNRDILDRLVLELLEKETLNAEQLKTVFQSVRKQEPRPVWLSSDRRGVSDQPPVLTPAERAAIERGEDPNAKRPGEEHPPVAVIETPPGGSVGG, translated from the coding sequence ATGAAAGCCAAATCCATCCTCAAGAACCCGATCCCGGTGATCGTGGTGCTGGCCTGCCTCCTGCTCATCGCCCTGCAGATGATGCCGACCGGCGGCTTCAGCGAGGTCAAGACCTACCAGGCCGAAAAGCTGATCAACGAGGGCCGCGTCGAATCCGCGACCTTTGTCGACGACGACCGCATCGAATTGACGCTCAAGGGCAAGCAGGACGTCGGCGACGCCAAGAACGTCGACAAGGTCTATGCGCTCTATGTTCCCCAGCGCGGCGAATCGCTGATGCAGGAACTGAAGGCCAAGCAGCCGCCGAGCGGCTACAACGACAAGCCCCCGCAGTCCTCGCTGTGGACGGCCTTGCTCGTCAACGTGCTGCCGATGCTGCTGTTCCTCGGCCTGTTCGTCTGGATGCTGAGCCAGGCCCAGGGCGGCGGCGGCAAGATCATGCAGTTCGGCAAGTCCCGCGCCAAGCTCGCGGACAAGAACACCGAGCCGGTGACGTTCGCCGACGTGGCGGGGGCCGACGAGGCCATCGAGGAGCTCACCGAGATCAAGGAGTTCCTCGCCGAGCCGACGAAGTTCCAGGCGGTGGGCGCGAAGATCCCGCGCGGCGTGCTGCTCTACGGCCCGCCCGGCACCGGCAAGACCCTGCTGGCCCGGGCGGTCGCCGGCGAGGCCGGCGTGCCGTTCTATTCGATCTCCGGCTCCGACTTCGTCGAGATGTTCGTCGGCGTCGGCGCCTCCCGGGTCCGGGACCTCTTCGACCAGGCCAAGCAGCACGCGCCCGCGATCGTCTTCGTCGACGAGATCGACGCGGTCGGCCGGCACCGCGGCGCGGGCCTCGGCGGCGGGCACGACGAGCGCGAGCAGACGCTGAACCAGCTCCTTGTCGAGATGGACGGGTTCAACGCCCGGCAGAACGTCATCCTCATCGCGGCCACCAACCGCCCCGACATCCTCGACCCGGCGCTGCTGCGCCCGGGCCGGTTCGACCGGCAGATCGCGGTCGAGGCTCCCGACATGCTCGGGCGCGAGGCCATCCTCAAGGTGCACGGCCGGGGCAAGCCCCTGGCGCCCGGGGTGGACCTTGCCGCCGTCGCACGACGTACGCCCGGGTTCACCGGCGCCGACCTCGCGAACGTGCTGAACGAGGCCGCGCTGCTCACGGCGCGCTCCAACGCCCAGCTCATCGACGACCGCGCCCTGGACGAGGCCATCGACCGCGTGGTCGCCGGGCCGCAGAAGCGCACCCGGCTGATGAGCAACAAGGAGAAGAAGATGACGGCGTACCACGAGGGCGGCCACGCCCTGGTGGCCGCCGCCCTCAACCACACCGACCCGGTGACCAAGGTGACGATCCTGCCCCGCGGGCGGGCCCTCGGTTACACGATGGTGCTGCCGCTGGAGGACAAGTACAGCCAGTCCCGCAACGAGATGCTGGACCAGCTCGCGTATGCGCTCGGCGGGCGGGTCGCCGAGGAGATCATCTACCACGACCCCACGAGCGGCGCCGCCAACGACATCGAGAAGGCCACCGCGATGGCCCGCAAGATGGTCACCCAGTTCGGGATGAGCGAGCGGATCGGCGCGATCCGGCTCGGCCAGGACAGCGGCGAGGTCTTCCTCGGCCGCGACATGGGCCACCAGCGGGACTACTCCGAGGGGCTGGCGACGATCGTCGACGAGGAGATCCGCCGGCTCATCGAGGCGGCCCACGACGAGGCGTGGCGCGTCCTCAACGACAACCGCGACATCCTCGACCGGCTCGTGCTCGAGCTGCTGGAGAAGGAGACGCTGAACGCCGAGCAGCTCAAGACCGTGTTCCAGTCCGTGCGCAAGCAGGAGCCGCGCCCGGTGTGGCTGTCGAGCGACCGCCGCGGCGTCAGCGACCAGCCCCCGGTCCTGACCCCCGCGGAGCGCGCGGCGATCGAGCGCGGCGAGGACCCCAACGCCAAGCGACCCGGCGAGGAGCACCCGCCCGTGGCCGTCATCGAGACCCCGCCCGGGGGAAGCGTCGGTGGCTGA